A single window of Syntrophotalea acetylenica DNA harbors:
- a CDS encoding CarD family transcriptional regulator — protein sequence MFKIGDMAVYPAQGVGVIEAIESREFVGQILDFYVLRIVDSDMTIMVPVNNVGTVGMRSLIDKTHVRTVYNILRDKPESHGSLPSWSRRQRDYNEKIRSGDVFEVAEVLRDLYAIREGKELSYGEKKVLELARKLVVKEIALADGKDEQQVVDRVESFFTH from the coding sequence TTGTTTAAAATCGGAGACATGGCTGTTTATCCAGCCCAAGGTGTCGGGGTCATCGAGGCCATTGAATCAAGGGAATTCGTCGGTCAGATACTGGATTTCTATGTATTGCGCATTGTCGACAGCGATATGACCATCATGGTGCCGGTCAATAATGTCGGCACCGTAGGCATGAGGTCTCTTATCGACAAGACCCACGTCAGGACAGTCTACAACATCCTCAGGGACAAGCCCGAAAGCCACGGCAGTCTTCCATCCTGGAGCCGTCGCCAGCGTGATTATAACGAAAAAATACGCTCCGGTGATGTCTTTGAGGTTGCGGAGGTGCTGAGGGATCTTTACGCGATCCGTGAGGGGAAGGAACTCTCCTACGGGGAAAAGAAAGTCCTGGAACTGGCCCGCAAGCTTGTCGTCAAGGAGATTGCCCTGGCGGACGGCAAGGACGAGCAACAGGTCGTCGACCGGGTTGAAAGTTTCTTCACTCACTAG
- a CDS encoding glutamine--tRNA ligase/YqeY domain fusion protein has product MSDKGSKETADHTKPAVDASESAAPTNFIRAIIDADLRQNKNDGCVVTRFPPEPNGYLHIGHAKSICLNFGLARDYAGAPGGSRCHLRFDDTNPTKEEQEYIDSIKETVRWLGFDWGAHEYYASDYFEQLYRWAIRLIEAGKAYVDDLSAEQIRAYRGTLTEPGRNSPCRDRSVEENLALFQAMKNGEFADGSRVLRAKIDMASPNLNLRDPVMYRILHAEHHRTGNRWCIYPMYDFTHGQSDSLEGITHSICTLEFEAHRPLYDWFIDQLGIHHPRQIEFARLNINYTVMSKRKLLELVNGEYVQGWDDPRMPTLAGLRRRGFTPAAIRNFCERIGVSKKDSCVDMGFLEYCVREDLDRTTPRAMAVLDPLRVVIDNYPEGQVDEFEAPNHPNLPEMGTRKVPFSRVLYIEREDFMEDPPKKFFRLAPGREVRLKYAYLIRCEEVVRDPVSNEIIELRCTYDPASRGGSAPDGRKVKGTLHWVSAAHAVKTEVRLYDRLFNVPAPDGDKEVDFKSHLNPDSLRVLGECLVEPSLAEAQPENRYQFERLGYFCADRFDFTAGKPVFNRTVTLRDSWAKAGGD; this is encoded by the coding sequence ATGTCGGACAAGGGTTCCAAGGAAACCGCCGATCACACAAAACCTGCTGTCGACGCATCGGAATCCGCTGCGCCGACGAATTTCATCCGGGCGATTATCGATGCCGATCTGCGTCAGAACAAGAACGACGGCTGCGTGGTCACCCGGTTTCCGCCGGAACCGAACGGTTATCTGCATATCGGTCACGCCAAGAGCATCTGCCTGAATTTCGGCTTGGCCCGGGACTATGCCGGGGCTCCGGGAGGCAGCCGCTGTCATTTGCGCTTCGACGATACCAATCCGACCAAAGAAGAGCAGGAGTATATCGATTCCATCAAGGAGACCGTGCGCTGGCTCGGTTTCGACTGGGGAGCACACGAGTATTACGCCTCGGATTACTTCGAGCAGCTTTATCGCTGGGCGATTCGGCTTATCGAAGCCGGCAAGGCCTATGTCGATGACCTGTCGGCGGAACAGATCCGCGCCTATCGGGGCACGCTCACCGAGCCCGGTCGCAACAGTCCCTGCCGCGACCGTTCCGTGGAAGAAAATCTGGCGCTGTTCCAGGCGATGAAAAACGGCGAGTTTGCGGATGGCAGCAGGGTGTTGCGTGCAAAAATCGACATGGCCTCGCCCAATCTGAACCTGCGCGATCCGGTCATGTACCGCATTCTGCATGCCGAACATCACCGCACCGGCAACCGGTGGTGCATCTATCCCATGTACGACTTTACCCATGGGCAATCCGACTCCCTTGAAGGAATCACCCATTCCATCTGTACCCTGGAGTTTGAGGCGCATCGTCCCCTGTACGACTGGTTCATCGATCAGCTGGGCATCCATCATCCCCGGCAGATCGAGTTCGCCCGTCTCAACATCAACTACACGGTGATGAGCAAACGCAAACTGCTGGAGCTGGTCAACGGCGAATACGTCCAGGGATGGGATGATCCGCGTATGCCGACCCTTGCCGGGCTGCGGCGCCGCGGCTTCACGCCGGCGGCGATCCGTAACTTCTGTGAGCGCATCGGCGTGTCAAAAAAGGACAGCTGCGTCGACATGGGCTTCCTGGAGTACTGCGTGCGCGAAGATCTCGACCGCACAACACCCCGCGCCATGGCGGTGCTCGATCCTCTGCGCGTCGTCATCGACAACTATCCGGAAGGGCAGGTGGACGAATTCGAGGCGCCCAATCATCCCAACCTTCCGGAAATGGGCACCAGAAAGGTGCCTTTTTCCAGGGTACTCTATATCGAGCGGGAAGATTTTATGGAAGATCCGCCGAAAAAGTTTTTCCGCCTGGCGCCCGGCCGCGAAGTGCGTCTCAAGTACGCTTACCTGATTCGCTGCGAAGAGGTGGTGCGGGATCCGGTCAGCAACGAGATCATTGAATTGCGCTGCACTTACGATCCTGCCTCCCGCGGCGGTTCGGCACCCGACGGACGCAAGGTCAAGGGGACTTTGCACTGGGTCTCCGCGGCCCATGCCGTCAAGACCGAGGTGCGTCTGTATGACCGCCTGTTCAATGTTCCTGCCCCCGACGGCGATAAAGAGGTCGATTTCAAGAGCCACCTCAATCCGGATTCGCTGCGGGTGCTTGGCGAATGCCTGGTGGAGCCGTCCTTGGCCGAGGCGCAGCCAGAAAACCGTTATCAGTTTGAGCGGCTTGGCTATTTCTGTGCCGACCGCTTCGATTTCACGGCCGGTAAACCGGTTTTCAATCGCACCGTGACCCTGCGGGATTCCTGGGCCAAAGCCGGGGGTGACTGA
- a CDS encoding bifunctional 2-C-methyl-D-erythritol 4-phosphate cytidylyltransferase/2-C-methyl-D-erythritol 2,4-cyclodiphosphate synthase, with protein sequence MSVFVLLPAAGMGKRMGASVNKQYLPLGERPVLSHTIALFDRHPRVDHIFVICPQAEMPLCQQQVIDPYGFSKVRGLVPGGAERQDSVRNGLLACGAAPDDVVLIHDGARPLLPFELIDAAIEKAEKSGAAIVGVPVKDTIKLVRDGMIEATPDRRHLWQAQTPQGFRFGAILDAHRLAQQQNYQGTDDASLIEWTGGRVAVIPGSYRNIKITTPEDLLLARAFLDNPGYPGMMRIGHGYDVHQLVAERKLILGGVEIAYHLGLLGHSDADVLLHAICDAILGALGEGDIGKHFPDTDPAYRGISSIKLLREVMRLTRDKGYALGNLDATIIAQRPKLAPFIARMRERIADACGTDCDRINVKATTTEQLGFEGRGEGISSHAVVVLSKVADNH encoded by the coding sequence ATGAGTGTTTTTGTTCTGCTCCCTGCCGCCGGCATGGGAAAACGCATGGGTGCGTCCGTCAACAAGCAATACCTGCCCCTCGGCGAGCGACCGGTGCTGAGTCATACCATTGCCCTGTTTGATCGCCATCCCCGCGTCGATCATATTTTCGTCATTTGTCCGCAAGCGGAAATGCCTCTTTGCCAACAGCAGGTCATCGACCCTTATGGTTTCAGCAAGGTCAGGGGCCTGGTGCCTGGTGGCGCCGAACGTCAGGATTCGGTGCGCAATGGCTTGCTGGCTTGCGGTGCGGCGCCCGATGACGTGGTGCTGATCCATGACGGCGCCCGTCCGTTGCTGCCTTTCGAGCTCATCGATGCCGCCATCGAAAAGGCGGAGAAAAGCGGGGCGGCGATTGTTGGCGTCCCCGTCAAGGACACTATCAAGCTTGTGCGAGACGGCATGATCGAGGCGACTCCGGATCGCCGGCATCTCTGGCAGGCGCAGACCCCGCAAGGTTTTCGCTTTGGGGCCATCCTCGACGCTCATCGGCTTGCGCAGCAGCAAAACTATCAGGGAACCGATGATGCTTCGCTGATCGAGTGGACCGGCGGTCGGGTCGCCGTCATCCCGGGCAGCTACCGCAACATCAAAATCACCACGCCCGAGGACCTGCTGCTGGCCCGGGCTTTTCTCGACAATCCAGGATACCCCGGCATGATGCGCATCGGACACGGTTACGACGTTCACCAGTTGGTTGCGGAGCGCAAGCTTATCCTCGGGGGCGTGGAAATTGCCTACCATCTGGGCTTGCTGGGGCATTCCGACGCCGACGTGCTGCTGCATGCTATCTGTGACGCGATCCTCGGCGCCCTGGGCGAAGGAGATATCGGCAAACATTTCCCCGATACCGATCCCGCCTATCGGGGCATTTCCAGTATCAAGCTGCTGCGCGAGGTTATGCGCCTAACACGGGACAAGGGGTATGCTCTTGGCAATCTCGACGCGACCATCATTGCGCAGCGCCCCAAACTCGCCCCCTTCATTGCGCGTATGCGGGAGCGGATCGCCGATGCCTGCGGCACCGATTGCGACCGTATCAACGTGAAAGCCACCACCACCGAGCAGCTCGGTTTTGAAGGCCGAGGCGAAGGGATCAGCTCCCATGCGGTGGTGGTGTTGAGCAAGGTCGCGGACAACCACTGA
- the dnaJ gene encoding molecular chaperone DnaJ, with amino-acid sequence MSKRDYYEVLGVHRNASETEIKKAYRKLAIQFHPDKNAGDKQAEDKFKEISEAYSVLSDTQQRVIYDQYGHAGLNGGGGGGSYSSGGFSGTPFEDLFGDLFGDIFGNRGGQRSRGRRGDDLRYNLSISFEEAAFGLETKIQIPRYQTCGTCNGIGAKPGTSPRVCATCQGAGQVRIQQGYFSLTRPCPDCHGEGQIIDQPCAECHGSGRVRGKRTLSLKIPAGVETGSRLKLSAEGEPGLHGGPPGDLYVVISVKDHPLFQRDGQNIICEIPISFPQAALGCELEVPTLTEKLNIKVPAGTQSGKVIKLANYGFPSLQGYNRGDQLVVLRVEVPTSLTDRQKELLEEFAREGGEEIHPMGKTFFAKVKELFG; translated from the coding sequence TTGAGCAAGCGCGATTATTACGAGGTTCTGGGTGTTCATCGCAACGCCAGCGAAACGGAAATCAAGAAAGCCTATCGTAAACTGGCGATCCAGTTCCATCCCGACAAGAACGCCGGTGACAAACAGGCCGAGGACAAGTTCAAGGAAATTTCCGAAGCCTACTCGGTTTTATCCGATACCCAACAGCGCGTTATTTACGATCAATATGGTCATGCCGGGCTGAATGGCGGCGGTGGAGGAGGCAGTTATTCCTCCGGCGGCTTTAGCGGAACCCCTTTCGAAGACCTGTTCGGAGACCTGTTCGGAGATATCTTCGGGAATCGTGGCGGTCAGCGCAGTCGTGGCCGGCGGGGTGACGACCTGCGTTACAACCTCTCCATCAGTTTTGAAGAGGCGGCTTTCGGTCTGGAAACCAAAATCCAGATCCCCCGCTATCAAACCTGCGGGACCTGCAACGGCATCGGCGCCAAACCCGGTACCAGCCCGCGGGTTTGCGCTACCTGCCAGGGCGCTGGCCAGGTGCGCATTCAGCAGGGTTATTTTTCCCTGACCCGGCCCTGTCCCGACTGTCACGGTGAGGGCCAGATCATCGACCAGCCGTGTGCCGAATGCCATGGCAGCGGCAGGGTGCGGGGCAAACGCACATTGTCTCTGAAGATCCCGGCAGGGGTTGAAACCGGCAGCCGCCTGAAGCTGTCCGCCGAGGGGGAGCCCGGCCTGCATGGCGGACCTCCGGGGGATCTGTACGTCGTTATTTCGGTCAAGGATCACCCGCTGTTCCAAAGGGATGGTCAGAACATCATCTGTGAAATTCCCATTTCCTTTCCCCAGGCCGCCCTTGGGTGTGAACTGGAGGTACCGACCCTTACGGAAAAGCTGAACATCAAGGTTCCCGCGGGGACCCAATCCGGAAAGGTGATCAAGCTGGCTAATTATGGCTTCCCGTCTCTGCAGGGCTATAATCGGGGCGATCAGCTGGTGGTTTTGCGTGTCGAGGTGCCTACGTCACTTACCGACCGGCAAAAGGAGCTTCTGGAGGAGTTTGCCAGAGAGGGGGGCGAAGAAATCCACCCCATGGGTAAAACCTTTTTTGCCAAGGTTAAGGAATTGTTTGGCTGA
- a CDS encoding ABC transporter substrate-binding protein → MSASSALQQALELYRSGSAELAMPPLKAAVAEQPQHPDAWQAHMALARIYYRQGQLADMLAHLGAIPEGRRTPESRLLEGLGLIGTGRISAGVELLRPLEEAALNGSQRHQRLAALADASLKSGQHAEALFYIQRRLRLDIDPAVASQLLQQAHGILESRLSDSELSEAAFLFQGSPLGHDVLLQQAVRHHQAGRHGQALSLLDGILKSPVAFPFRDDAEMLYQQLSQKASPLAIGVVLPLSGRFAGFGKQLLRGMELALQEHALQRTATFLVRDSAADPAVAEQCIAELAASRQVIAIIGPLTGNAASKAARRAELEAVPLVSFSQHAGLTETGPWIFRNSLTADLQARTLADYAIKQKNMSSFGVLAPETRLGKELAKSFIAAIRDLGGEIVATVFYPSRTTDFRQQIRSLRSTRTKGPDALFIPDTADRLALIAPQLPFYGLSDTALLGSASWDTPDLLVRAGSSLENGVFVSGFFRHSPDSLVREFVDRYMQRYAKEPSLFEAQGYDAADMLLDLLQQNPLADRESLRDALVQVRDYPGVTGKTRFEPTGEARKNLYLLQVKNASLIQLN, encoded by the coding sequence GTGTCTGCATCCAGCGCTTTGCAGCAGGCTCTGGAGCTTTATCGGTCCGGCTCTGCGGAACTCGCCATGCCACCCTTGAAGGCGGCTGTTGCCGAACAACCGCAGCACCCGGATGCATGGCAGGCTCACATGGCTCTGGCGCGCATTTATTATCGTCAGGGCCAGCTGGCCGATATGCTTGCCCACCTCGGCGCTATTCCTGAAGGGCGCCGGACACCGGAAAGTCGCCTGCTGGAAGGACTGGGTCTAATCGGTACCGGCCGCATCTCCGCGGGAGTGGAATTGTTGCGCCCCCTGGAAGAAGCGGCACTCAATGGCAGCCAGCGGCATCAGCGCCTCGCAGCACTTGCTGACGCTTCCCTGAAGTCCGGACAGCATGCTGAAGCTCTGTTTTATATTCAGCGCCGTCTGCGCCTCGATATCGACCCCGCGGTGGCTTCGCAGCTGCTGCAACAGGCCCATGGCATTCTGGAGAGCCGCCTGAGTGATTCGGAGTTGTCCGAAGCGGCCTTTTTGTTTCAAGGCTCACCCCTTGGACATGATGTTCTGCTGCAGCAGGCCGTGCGCCACCACCAGGCAGGTCGGCATGGCCAGGCGCTTTCCCTGCTTGACGGCATATTGAAAAGCCCTGTGGCGTTCCCTTTTCGCGACGATGCCGAGATGCTTTACCAACAACTCTCGCAAAAGGCTTCGCCGCTGGCTATTGGCGTTGTTCTGCCGCTTTCCGGACGGTTTGCCGGGTTTGGCAAGCAACTGTTGCGCGGCATGGAACTGGCGCTGCAAGAGCATGCCCTGCAGCGCACGGCAACCTTTCTGGTGCGCGACAGTGCCGCGGATCCTGCCGTTGCCGAGCAATGCATCGCGGAGCTGGCCGCCAGCCGCCAGGTAATCGCGATTATTGGTCCCCTGACGGGAAATGCAGCCAGCAAGGCGGCGCGCCGCGCCGAGTTGGAAGCCGTCCCGTTGGTGTCATTCTCCCAGCATGCCGGATTGACCGAGACAGGGCCCTGGATTTTTCGCAACAGCCTGACGGCCGATCTGCAGGCCAGGACCCTGGCCGATTACGCCATCAAACAGAAAAATATGTCTTCTTTCGGTGTTCTTGCGCCCGAAACCCGGCTGGGAAAGGAGCTGGCCAAATCGTTTATTGCAGCGATTCGTGACCTGGGAGGCGAAATCGTCGCCACCGTATTTTATCCCTCCCGCACCACGGATTTTCGCCAGCAGATCCGGTCCCTGCGGAGCACCCGAACCAAGGGGCCGGATGCGCTGTTTATTCCCGATACCGCGGATCGGCTGGCCCTGATTGCGCCGCAACTGCCTTTCTATGGACTGTCCGATACCGCATTGCTCGGAAGTGCCAGCTGGGATACGCCGGATCTTCTGGTTCGGGCGGGATCCTCGCTGGAAAATGGCGTTTTTGTCAGTGGTTTTTTCCGCCACAGTCCTGATTCGTTGGTGCGGGAATTTGTCGACCGCTACATGCAGCGGTACGCAAAAGAACCCTCTCTGTTTGAAGCCCAGGGCTACGATGCGGCCGATATGCTGCTGGATCTTCTGCAGCAGAATCCGCTGGCGGATCGGGAAAGCCTGCGTGACGCCCTGGTCCAGGTGCGGGATTATCCCGGCGTTACCGGAAAAACCCGGTTCGAACCCACCGGCGAGGCGCGCAAAAATCTTTATCTGCTGCAGGTGAAAAACGCTTCGTTGATACAGCTGAATTGA